In Brachionichthys hirsutus isolate HB-005 chromosome 5, CSIRO-AGI_Bhir_v1, whole genome shotgun sequence, a single genomic region encodes these proteins:
- the LOC137894356 gene encoding cilia- and flagella-associated protein 263-like, protein MENELTVTEGKIKEGGAEQKELFCKQVEELKHYNAALLAENDMFERFIGRILSQAGRDGLEAAGAFELEGGGHERISNHPHQLTLEQKLFVAKREVAETKQDQEKLRQRYEKIQDDYKISLKVAEMHLAEIKKAKSEFERRLLKPMRDGRLKMAPEKVIQSIEDKSKFSQMENLKLKNQELKTHEKKLQQQLLQKKETRKAEYEEFFQEYSGQGIEKNLDELQDNNLKMQRVLRSHKVCLCPQEKLETVTLETAQLSRDISSRKLMLAKMEKEIQHAEMERLNAEALNQHLRRQMADYQAPNISDYMHVKDKCKKLQQSIHTWERKVAIAQMVWKTHSKGNRKQQAASYRAEAGVRPACRGVKLPYITEHST, encoded by the exons ACACTACAATGCAGCTCTACTGGCAGAAAATGACATGTTTGAGCGCTTCATTGGTCGCATCCTGTCCCAAGCTGGGCGAGATGGTCTGGAGGCAGCAGGAGCCTTTGAGCTGGAGGGTGGG GGTCATGAAAGGATATCAAATCACCCTCACCAGCTGACCTTGGAACAAAAGCTCTTTGTGGCAAAGAGAGAAGTAGCAGAGACAAAACAAGACCAGGAGAAACTCAGGCAAAGATATGAGAAAATTCAGGACGACTACAAG ATTTCACTGAAAGTGGCAGAAATGCATCTTGCTGAAATCAAGAAGGCAAAAAGTGAGTTTGAACGCAGGCTCCTCAAACCCATGAGGGATGGCAGATTGAAAATGGCACCTGAGAAGGTGATTCAGTCCATTGAAGACAAGTCAAAG TTCTCCCAGATGGAGAATCTTAAATTGAAGAACCAGGAACTGAAGACCCACGAGAagaagctccagcagcagcttctgcagaaaaaagaaacaagaaaagcCGAATACGAG GAATTTTTCCAGGAGTACAGTGGGCAGGGGATTGAAAAAAACCTGGATGAACTTCAAGACAACAATCTGAAAATGCAGCGTGTCCTCCGTTCACACAAG GTCTGCTTGTGTCcgcaggagaagctggagactGTGACATTGGAAACCGCACAGTTGAGCCGTGACATCAGTAGCAGGAAGCTGATGCTGGCAAAAATGGAGAAGGAAATACAGCATGCTGAGATG GAGCGATTGAATGCAGAGGCTCTCAACCAACATCTGCGCCGCCAGATGGCGGATTATCAGGCTCCAAACATTTCTGACTACATGCATGTCAAGGACAAGTgcaagaagctgcagcagagcatTCACACTTGGGAGAGAAAAGTCGCGATTGCTCAG ATGGTTTGGAAGACTCACAGtaaaggaaacaggaaacagcaaGCCGCTTCATATAGAGCTGAGGCTGGAGTTCGACCTGCATGTAGGGGAGTAAAGCTCCCCTACATCACGGAGCACAGCACATAA